A genomic window from Ananas comosus cultivar F153 linkage group 22, ASM154086v1, whole genome shotgun sequence includes:
- the LOC109727546 gene encoding HMG1/2-like protein isoform X2: MKGGRSKVEKPKPDNKLAAKRKVADRATKKAPKKAKAVKDPNKPKRPPSAFFVFMEEFRKQFNEKNPNNKSVSVVGKAGGDKWKSLSEAEKAPYVAKANKLKSEYTKTMAAYNKKQSEGAHKAAEAEDESDKSKSEEEDDDDDE, translated from the exons ATGAAGGGGGGTAGATCGAAGGTCGAGAAGCCGAAGCCCGACAACAA GCTCGCGGCGAAGAGGAAGGTCGCCGATCGAGCGACCAAGAAGGCGCCGAAGAAGGCTAAGGCCGTGAAGGACCCGAACAAGCCGAAGAGGCCTCCGAGCGCCTTCTTCGTCTTCAT GGAGGAATTTAGGAAGCAATTCAACGAGAAGAACCCTAACAACAAGTCCGTCTCTGTT GTCGGAAAAGCTGGTGGTGACAAGTGGAAATCCTTGTCCGAAGCC GAGAAGGCTCCCTATGTAGCCAAGGCAAATAAACTCAAATCCGAGTACACAAAGACCATGGCCGCTTACAATAAGAAGCAG TCGGAGGGCGCACACAAGGCTGCTGAGGCTGAAGACGAATCCGACAAATCCAAATCTGAG gaggaagatgatgatgatgacgagtgA
- the LOC109727546 gene encoding HMG1/2-like protein isoform X1, whose translation MKGGRSKVEKPKPDNKLAAKRKVADRATKKAPKKAKAVKDPNKPKRPPSAFFVFMEEFRKQFNEKNPNNKSVSVVGKAGGDKWKSLSEAEKAPYVAKANKLKSEYTKTMAAYNKKQSEGAHKAAEAEDESDKSKSEVNDDDEEESEEEEDDDDDE comes from the exons ATGAAGGGGGGTAGATCGAAGGTCGAGAAGCCGAAGCCCGACAACAA GCTCGCGGCGAAGAGGAAGGTCGCCGATCGAGCGACCAAGAAGGCGCCGAAGAAGGCTAAGGCCGTGAAGGACCCGAACAAGCCGAAGAGGCCTCCGAGCGCCTTCTTCGTCTTCAT GGAGGAATTTAGGAAGCAATTCAACGAGAAGAACCCTAACAACAAGTCCGTCTCTGTT GTCGGAAAAGCTGGTGGTGACAAGTGGAAATCCTTGTCCGAAGCC GAGAAGGCTCCCTATGTAGCCAAGGCAAATAAACTCAAATCCGAGTACACAAAGACCATGGCCGCTTACAATAAGAAGCAG TCGGAGGGCGCACACAAGGCTGCTGAGGCTGAAGACGAATCCGACAAATCCAAATCTGAGGTTAACGACGATGATGAGGAAGAAAGCGAAGAG gaggaagatgatgatgatgacgagtgA